In Zingiber officinale cultivar Zhangliang chromosome 9B, Zo_v1.1, whole genome shotgun sequence, the genomic window tgacaccatccttggaaAGCCCTTTGAGGATGTTAGGTCCTTCTACACGCTAGGGAAGGAGCTCGGGCGTGGCCAATTTGGTGTTACATACCTCTGCACCGAGAAAGCCACAGGCCTCCGATATGCCTGCAAGTCCATCTCCAAGAGGAAGCTATCCAATAAGGGTGACCGGGAGGACATCAAGAGGGAGATagagattatgcagcaccttacaGGGCAGACAAATATAGTGGAGTTCAGGGGGGCATATGAGGATAGAGATTCAGTGAACCTTGTCATGGAGCTGTGCTCAGGAGGGGAGCTATTTGACAGGATCATAGCTAAAGGGCAGTACTCTGAGCGAGCTGCTGCAACTATCTGTAGGGCAATTGTCAATGTGGTGAGTATTTGCCATTTCATGGGGGTGATGCATAGAGATcttaagccagagaacttcttgaTGGCTACAAAGGATGAAAATGCAATGCTAAAGGCTACTGATTTTGGGCTTTCAGTTTTCATTGAGGAAGGTAATCTTCACCATTCTTTTTTCTTGCATAAATAGCAACATTGAAAGTAATGCCAATGGGATGGTTTATTAATTCTTACTTTAGGTTTGTTGTTTGTCATCATCAAGACCAACTTCCTTGTTTAGCCCACATCTCGTAGTTCAATCATATGCTCAGCTTCCTGTTGTTTTAGCTTATACATACTTGAAGTTCAAAATTTATGTTAAACAGATTATCTAGTAGATTAAAAGTTGAGCTGTATAGAACTATTCCATTGTGATATTGGATTTCTTTCTGTTACTCATTAAACATTAGAACATTTACTGGTTTATTATTGTTCACAACTTCCATTGCGTTCATGGTATGGATGCTTAAAAAGCATCTCTATTAATCAGCTCACTATCTCAGCATTCTTGTAATTAGTCTGTTGAATTTTTCATACATCTAAGGAAGAAACTATTCTAATGGCTACAGTTTAGGTCCCTGACAAGAACTATGTCAATTAAATGAATAATGGAtataaactaaaaaataaaatataaattgatgtcatcttaattaattttagacaAAATGGTTTGTTGTAAGTATAGTACAATAATTATGTCAAATGTGGGCTGCAATTGTCTTTATATTCTTGAATTAAGAGATGCAAGAGGGAGCAGTCACACTTGAAGTTATTAATTGAACGGCAAAAATAAAAAAAGCAACCCTTATTATTGTTTTCATTAAAAGATgcctctttaaaaaaaaaaagaagtcgaAACAACACCTTAGCATATTTTGCATTCTGAGAATATATTTATTCCAATGTTTTTGTAGCAGCTACAGCCGTCATGTTGAGTACCTGTTATATCAGAATATTCCAATGTTATTGGTCAAAATTACCATACATGCAACAttgttatatcaaaatatttttttaccaatttggtcaaaattgtttaaatttgatcaaaattattttaacttggtCAAAATTACTTCCAAATTATTGAAGTAGTTGTGACTATAGTTGTTACAACATTGTAGCGGCTATGTCATAATTGCCACATTGTTATAGTAGTTATGCTATAGTTGCCCTGGTTTGAAATCTCATATCGTGTCAAGTGGCACAGTCAAAATGTATTGTTCGATAAATAATCGAAACTCGAAACTATTTGTCATAGGTGATCTATCCTATGTTATGTCAATTATGTTGAATACTATCATGTTATATTAACATATGAAACCTTTGACATACTACAAAACATGTCAAGATGAATTgaaataatgattttttttatcttttgcaTGTGATAAGAATATGATGAACAATCTTCTAATTTTACTTGttcatctcctttcttcttccctatCTAATTTTTTACCGACATCATACATTGAAACACCGATACAGTACCAAAATAGTATTATTCTAGGCAAAGTTTGAAACTTGGGCTCGGTTCGAAATTTTGAACCTTGGCTGCTACAACAATTTTGAATTGTTCTTGACCAAGCAAAGCGATTTTGATCAAGTTTAAGCAATTATAATTAAGTTTGtaaagagtatttttatataataatgCTTTATGCATAGCAATTTTGATTAAGTTGAGCCAGCTTACTTTAACACATAACAACTAcgttgtagttgctacaacaacACTAGAATAAGATCATTTTCAAGATGAGAAATATGCCGGAATGTTGTTTTGACTTATTTTAGAAAAAGAGGTGCTCTTTTGACAAAAACAATAATAAGAAGTgcccttttaatttttgcccTTAATTGAAATTATGGTGCTTAAAAGTGCTGATGGGATGGCTAGAAACAGAATTATCAATCCAATTTCTGCTTTCTAAGACTCTTTATAGTTTAAGACCAAGGAATTTCCTTTTATGTTTATACCCAAGTGTTCAATCATTTCTATGTCATGAGTTTTCTAATCAGGCTGATATACATATAATATCCTTCTTTCCATGGTTGAATACTGGCAACTATTTCTGAATCCAGAAGAAGATAAACACCGAATAATTTATTACAGCCACGCACCAATTATTTGGAATTTGTTCAATTAAATATAGTTGGTCTTCAATTCTGAGGAATaaaaatatcacaaataaaaacCAAAAATGGGATTCTATTGTTGTCATAACATATATATATGGCTATTGTTATTTACACTCCCAGTGTGCCTATGATATAGCACTCGGGGATTTTTAGTTAATACGTATCACCTTACAAGTCACGTTATCATGGttattgtccttgtcctcctcATATTCCTTGTTCTCCTCGTTGCCATTGTATTTGCCCAcgtatcatcatcatcatcatcatcatcatgccaCTGTTTGGGATCAACATGGATATTAACTTTCTTCATCATCATAATCAATGCCTCCTTGATTTCTCCTTattatctctcttttttttttccattatgAGCAGCGGTCCTGTAAGAGATTTCCACATGCCTGACTAAAGGATTATTCTTGTAGGAGGCATGTAATGAATAGCCATGagttataaatcaaaatattTAGAGTTTGACAATAACAAAGAAAAAAAGAATTGATaagtgaataattttttaaaatttgtaaaaaattatgcACAGTTAAAATAGAACATCATTGAGAGAAATCATTTATTGATGGACATATGTCTGGAATTGATCTGTAGATGCCACTTAGATATGGTCAGTCAGATTTGGAATGATAGTGGGAAGCACAAAGACTTATTTGACTACTCATTTGTTGATGATGTTTTTAGTATTTATCCAGACTATTGGGATGTAATGTAGTGCAGGCTGTGAACAAAGAGAAGGCTAATTCATGGTCTTCGACCTAAATGCTGGAAAAGTAAATGCTAAcatgagtttcaaatttgtatagGTACTACTTTCTTAGTAGGCAACTAGTACAAAGTTTAAATTGTTGGGATGCGAATCAATGAGAGACACAACTGGGTTATTAAAAGATAGACCAAACATATTCATGATAGTGACAAATTGTGTATCTTTGCTGAGAAAATGGATGAaagaaaacttttaaaatatgcataaatatCTAATGGGGTTCTATAGATGCTTGGTTTAGTCAAGTCAAAGTTCACATGGGagtaggaaaaaaaaaactctttagtTGGTTTCCCTGTAGGAAAGATAGCTTCATAGCAGAGAGAGCAAGACAGTATTGGACCTTAGCTCTACTATCTTTCAAAAGAAATATCTTATTATTAGTCCATAGGGGAAGACTTGATTGGTCCTTTCAGTGGAACAAATGTCATGAACCTAGAATTGTGCTACGTCATATTGTACATTGGTGGAGAAAATGTGATGAACTAAACAAAGTGTGCTATGTTAAAGGTCCATTAGTGGTGCAGATGACACCAACCTACTATTTTGCTATCTTATATCTAACTTATGAGAAGGTCGTCAATTTAAACTATACACTAAATGGTTTTCATGTACTTTCATGTTGGATTCATACAGTTGCGAGATTTGGCACATTTATGGGTTTAAATCAGCTTTAGTCGAATACTCTGATGGTTATACTGTGAAATTGTTGTTAATTTATATTTCTGACATAATCCTGGATTTTCTGCAGGGAAAACATTGAGGGACATAGTGGGAAGTGCATACtatgttgctcctgaagttctaaAGCGTAGCTATGGCAAAGAGGCTGATATTTGGAGCGCTGGAGTTATATTATATATTCTTCTGAGTGGCGTACCACCATTTTGGGCTGGTAATTGCATAATTTGAGGATGCCTGACAATTTCCAAGCATTTTCATTTGATCTCTGTTAAGTTTGTCTATTGTCTTTTTGCTGAATTGCAGAAACTGATAAGGCAATATTTGCTACCATCCTACGAGGGCATATTGACTTTGAAAGTGATCCTTGGCCATCAATATCATACAGGGCTAAAGATCTTGTGAGGAGAATGCTGACACAGGACCCTAAGAAAAGAATAACTGCGGCAGAAATCCTTGGTgtgtttattatttataattcACTGATTTACAGCCATTATATATCAGTATTCGTAAATGTTGTTATTGATTTTTCAGAACATCCATGGCTCAGAGATGGAGAGGCATCAGATAAACCTATTGACAGTGCAGTTCTCACAAGGATGAAACAATTCAGAGCAATGAACAAGCTCAAGAAGTTGGCATTAAAGGTTGGTCATTAAAGAAATGCTTGTCAAATTAGAGTTTCAATTTTGAGTACTGATGCAAGCTTAAACAATTTTAGGTCATAGCTGAAAGTCTTTCTGAAGATGAGATCAAAGGGCTGAAACAAATGTTTACTAATATGGACACTGATAACAGTGGCACTATAACATATGAAGAACTGAAAAGTGGGTTAGCTCGGCTTGGTTCAAAGCTATCCGAAGCTGAAGTTAAGCAGCTCATGGATGCCGTAAGACAATACTAAATTCACACGCAAATTTCAAGTTACCATTTGCTCTTTTTTTTTCAATGCATTTGTTCATCTTTATTTGTGGATTTCATTCAGGCTGATGTGGATGGAAATGGTTCTATTGATTACATTGAGTTCATAACCGCAACAATGCACAGACACAAACTAGAAAGAGATGAACATTTGTACAGAGCTTTTCAATATTTCGATAAAGACAGCAGTGGGTGAGTCTTATGTTCCTTCCTAGTCCTTATTAGAACTATTAACGATTACCATTGATCTAGAGTAACAGCTCACCATCTGCTCTTGTTGTTGATTAACAGGTTCATCACTAGAGATGAGTTGGAATCAGCCATGCAGGAGCACGGAATGGGCGACATTGCAACCATTAAAGAAATTATATTGGAAGTTGACAGTGACAATGTAAATCCTCCTTTCCTTTAGATAATGATTTAGATTATATTACACACAAATGATGGCTACTTTCGTGCAGGATGGAAGAATCAACTACGAAGAGTTCTGTGCAATGATGAGAAGTGGAATTCAGCAGCAAGGAAAACTCTTTTAGGTTGTCAACAAACATCCAATCGCACCATTAACCACTGTGATACAGTATGGATCGTGATCTGGTGTTCACAGGTCAACCTTGCATAATTGAGGAAAGAACGAGTTGGGACATTTTCattgatgtaaaaaaaaaaaaaatcacatccaAATCAGTTGTCTAGGGAAGAACTTTCGCACTTGTGTTTGTGCAATAGTTTGAAGATTGCACTTTGAGACTGCTTTGTTAGAAGAGGCTTATAAAATTATTGTATACTTTAATAATTGTCGAGCCATACAATGCCCACTGATCTGTGTACTATGAATCTTGTATTGTTGGAGTATTGTAAAATGCTTAAATTATATGGAATTCTAGTTTCATTGTTATAGGGATTTCATTCTGATGTCATGTTGCAGACGAGTTAAagtctaaataaaaataaaataaaatgactaACATTCAAAAGAGATATAAAGTCTATTCATGATAGaaacaatatttattaattagGGTCTATTTACATGTTGGAAAGGAATAGGAGAGTACATATTTTGGAGGCCTTTCTCTCgtaatttaaatttctattaaaAATTAAGGGAGCTCCTATGGCATTATAATCGCATCCACCCAAAGATCCATGGGTGAAACAAAAATGAAGGTGAAAGCAGTGGAGTATTGAGTTAGAACTTTGGGTGGATGAGATTTAATGCCTCGGACCTTACGCCACGCACTCTTTAGACACTTAAAAAAATATCGATTtggaatttttttaacttaatattaTAAATCAACCCTTAAATTGTAAAAACAAAACTCTAAATTGAATAAGCTAAAacacatttttaaaaataaaaaaaatagaaaacatgttgtcgccatatatatatatatatatatatatatatatatatatatcggcgGTGCTCCCCTGCGGTTTGTCTCCTACGGTTTGGTGCGGCAACAGTGAGTTGGCAAGCCACGTCACCTTAGTTAAAATCCAAACTAAAAAAATTACAAGGAAAGCAAAATATCAAAGTTGCAGGCTAGGGTTTTTTTTCCCATCTCTCGCCGCGAAGGAGGTTTCGTGCGTCGTTCCCATCTCTCGCCGCGAAGTCGCTCCTCTCTCTCTCGCCGAGAAGCTTCTCTACCGTCGCTCCTCCCTCTCTCGTCGATAAGCTTCTCTACCGTCGCTCCTCCCTCTCTCGCCGATAAGCTTCTCTACCGTCGCTCCTCCCTCTCTCGCCGAGAAGCTTGCTGCCTCCCTCTATCGCCGAAGCTTGCCGTTTCGCagtctctcctccctctctcgctgCCGTAGGAACAACTTCACCGAGACGCAAGACAAGCTCCTATGAGTTTGCCCTAAAAATTTTGCTCGCATTTGTCAAGCACCAACATATTTCTAGCAACACGGTGTCAAGCACCAACATATTTCTTTTCCAACATTTTTGGGATAATAGTCTTAGCTATATGAGTATTGAAGATAATAATTACATCAGGATTATGTGGTCATTTCAATTGAAGATAATTACGCTATAACAGTCTTAGCTAACAACATGTGCTTCATTTTTGTTATCTTCAATTGTTCAACAAATATTTGATACATCAGTCTTAGCTATATGAGTAttgttttgaattttcaaaatctgTATTTTTTGTATCAAAGAATACTCATGTTTCAAAGGAAATAAATTCATGTTATGACAAAATGCTTGAGTATTTTTGTTATGACAAGATCGATGACATATTGAACAAATTTGTCACAAATTTTGTCACAGTatttgtcatagcaggatcctaCATCATTGAAATAAGTTCTTGTCATAAATTTGTCATAGCAGGATCTGTATTAAATAGTGATGCAGGATCTTGATCTGTATTTTTGTCATAGCAGGGAAATAAATTTCATATCGATGCAAATATGTATTCTTGAGTATTTCATGTCACTGATAATGTCCCAATTGTTCTTGCTcagattttttttctgttttatACTAGcaggaaattaaattattttgcttATGTTATTTTGCTTTAGAAAACTATTAGTTTGCTTCTTTATTTTGCTTTAGAAATTACATGCTTTGTGTTGCTTTAGAAATTGCATGAtttgttcattatttatttatctattgtcaAATATAATGCGAGGGCGcacagaaatggaagaaaatagagttgatgatcaagaattcattccccaagttgctgatgatcgaaagccaaaaattggaatggaattcccatcactagaggatgcatattcattctataaccaatatgctcgagaagccggatttagttcaaggaataGCACGAGTAGGAAAAAtaagatgacaaatgaagtgacatgaaaacaaattgtatgctttaaagaagggcatacagatCTAATGCGGAACAATAAACATCCAAATCCTAATCAAGTAacaagggaaagagcacgtggcgcAGTTAGAACGGGTTGTAAGTCAAATATTGCATTTGCCAAGAAACAGACGGGTCCTAATTGGGTTGTCTGTAACTTCATAGAAACCCATAATCATCCGCTCTCGACTCCATCAAAtgtgcatttgctacgctcacatcgtagtGTTTCGGTAGCCAAGAAATCATTGACAAAACATTTTTTAGAAGCCAATGTACCAACTTGCCAACAAATGCGTctattagagatagagtatggaggccctgagtcggtaggttgcacagaaaaagatattagaaactttgagagaaatcttagagatgaacaaaagggtattgatgctgaaacactgattgtgttttttacatctgagcaagaaaagaattcagcttttttctttgattaccagactgattcagataacaaatttagtaggtgcttttgggctgatcatgtatcaagaagggcatacagtgtatttggtgatgcaGTTGTATTTGATACTACATATAACACCAATAGATATGGCTTAATTTTGGCACCATTGGTAGGAGTTAACCATCATCATCAGATGATTCTTTTTGGTTGTGGATTtattagtgatgagaaaactgagtcttttgtttggttgcttacaaagtttttagaagccatgcctaaaggtgcaccaaacattatcatcactgatcaagatccttctatgacaaaagctattgcacaggtattccctcaaacagtgcatcaatattgtttgtggcatatattgaacaaattcccagaaaaattagaccctttgacttttcgaaaccactatcacagcataaagaatgtcattacaaattctacaacacctgatgataTTGAGAAGTCATAGGAAGAGACTATCAAGTGTGCTAAcctagagaaaaatgattggttatccttgatgtatgaattgcgacaCAGATGGGTTCCAgtatattttagtcatgtattttctgcaggaatgtcaagtagtcaaagatctgaaggctcacatgcatttttcaagaaatatgtctcaaataagaactcattaatggattttatcacccgttttaatagagcactgagacaccaaagacacaatgagttagttgcagaCCATATTGATATAAATGAGCATCCCAAGGTTAAGACAacctggccaatggaaactcaaatggttaagctatacacaaaaaagaaatggttGGAGTTTCAAAGTAAAATGACTgagagtcatagttattatgtgcaacaaacaTTTACAGGAGTTACATCAGCGGTTTACaatgtgatgaaatttcaaagttcttcttcctcaaaaCCAAGAGTGCTCACGCATGACAAACAAAGAGACTACATATCATGTAGCTGCatgaaatttgagtttgagggcattccatgcagaaatatgttagctttttttcgtatcaaccaagtgtttatTTTGCCTGATACGTATATACTCAAATGATGGGCACGagatgcaaaagttggagcaatatataCTTTAGGGGAGCAACATTtcattgatgatccagattcagaaaggtatttgatgtcgaggcactcgaggtt contains:
- the LOC122023372 gene encoding calcium-dependent protein kinase 2-like, producing MGKCFSKKTDSSPHGVGGVRTNGHSHQKPKPPSYQPQQQQVPKQNAVAFSGEPPRTQYSSHPHQLQQQSHPPQLVVTQHAPLPTLKPPLIVHDTILGKPFEDVRSFYTLGKELGRGQFGVTYLCTEKATGLRYACKSISKRKLSNKGDREDIKREIEIMQHLTGQTNIVEFRGAYEDRDSVNLVMELCSGGELFDRIIAKGQYSERAAATICRAIVNVVSICHFMGVMHRDLKPENFLMATKDENAMLKATDFGLSVFIEEGKTLRDIVGSAYYVAPEVLKRSYGKEADIWSAGVILYILLSGVPPFWAETDKAIFATILRGHIDFESDPWPSISYRAKDLVRRMLTQDPKKRITAAEILEHPWLRDGEASDKPIDSAVLTRMKQFRAMNKLKKLALKVIAESLSEDEIKGLKQMFTNMDTDNSGTITYEELKSGLARLGSKLSEAEVKQLMDAADVDGNGSIDYIEFITATMHRHKLERDEHLYRAFQYFDKDSSGFITRDELESAMQEHGMGDIATIKEIILEVDSDNDGRINYEEFCAMMRSGIQQQGKLF